In Triplophysa rosa linkage group LG2, Trosa_1v2, whole genome shotgun sequence, the genomic window TATGTGCTTTCAAACAGCAACCAGATCATCATTTTGATGAAACTGCATTTGGACTCAacagagatattttgaagaatgcttgtaaccaaacagttttttgcCACCATTGGACTAGcatgtaggaaaaatgacagtttaaacaacagtttgctttactacattcttcaaaatatcgaaacaaataaatttataaagcaatttttcaaactttctctatgttcatcagaacaaagacatttatacagattgggaacaactcgagggtgaggaaatgaagatggaattttcatttttggtcgaAACGTTCCTTGAAGCGTTTCAACTCCAAACGCTGTTCTCCAtaaaaccaaaatatttttcactacattttttattatttcgaTAGTTGGGTCTTAGCTTTACTTGTGGATTTGAAATCTTTCTCCACCTGCCAGACAGCAGCAgaaatgattcgttcagtccTGTTGTAGTTCCTGACAGATCGTTGTAAATCTGTCTGTTTAATTCATACAGCACAGGTGAATCATTTCTAGTGAATCATTTCACAGCCCAGCGGGATCCCCACTTTGAGAACTTGCACTAGTGATAACTACCTTGAACCTCATTGTGTAGGATGTAAATAAACCTTGCAAACATTCTGCTTTGCACTCCGTGACGGACGACTCAAAAACCAGTAATAAAGGGGAAGATTTTATCCAGCAGACTTCAAGCCAAACTGTATCATCTCCTTTACTGTACGCATCCGGTACAACATATATACAATGATCACAGATATACAGCAGGATCCAGACACACCTGGCCTGTTAGAGAACCccaaatcagcatttcttctCAAGACTTTGATTTttcataacaaaaaatattgctATAGGCCGCTAAAAATAACGCCAAACCCTCCCTTTCCTTAAAGTGTATTTGAATGAATCTGAAATTGGTCTGATGTCCTGAGGGAATGATGCAAAGCTGCGACATTACAgaaacatgaaattaaaaattgtgTTTGCTTGTTAACATCCAACAACAGGATAGCAGTtgtaagaaaataaacagaaacataGTATACATTCCATTCTGCCAGCAATAATCTTTAAAAGCACATTCACGTTAGTAGATGCTTTGGAATGACTTTAGTTTCGGTAAACGCAAACGTTTGTTCCGTTGTATACATTACATTCGCCATCTCAGTCCTTTGAATTAGTCACCGTGTACTTGTCTACCTgtcaaaacaataaataaagacatttctGATTGGTCCTtgagataaaaataaaagcaaagcgACACATTATGAATTCCCGAATTGTGTGATGTCACTTGATACGTTGAGTGTTACTTCAAATGAGGCGTCCGCTGGAAATCATCTTTGGACTGTAGAAAATGAGCCCTCGAgccagacaaacacacaaacacacctcacgGCGAGGAGAATTAACACTTATGAGAAACATGATAAGACAAAGAAAGtgatgaaaaacagaaactTCATATACTGGAGTGCAGAAGTCCAAACGTCTGACTTCCCAGAACACTGTGTCCACCctcaaacacgcacacacacagagctaaTTGATTATTTACATCATAATTGACAAACCACACAGATTCAAAAACACGTGAAAGAAAAGTGATGCATAGCATGACGTAAAACCAATCGGCAACCATCATTCGTTTCTTGTTTTCGGTTTCCGAACTCTTCTGAAGTGCACTGCCGtctcaaatgtgtgtgtgcgtttgtggtTTTATTGATCTACAAATGCCACAGGTGATAGCACGGTgctcctttaaaaaaaaggaagagaaatCCAACGCTGCGGGTTTCAGTCCTCCGTTAAAGCACGTCATTGTGTAACAGTTTGTCAAGATATTCGTCCATTCCACAAACAGAGGTCTGTTTTCCTCCCTTGATTAGTTGAACTTTCTCTCTCACGTGTCTGCGGTCGGTGGCAGCGTGTCTGTATAtgtagagagagagcgagagagcgctGTGCCTCAGCCTGCCTGTAGGGGGCACACAGCATCCGACAGACCCTCACTGACCACGCTCAGAAAAGCGCTTTGGATCCTTGGTTCTCAAACTCTGACCACGCGTCGTTGAGCTCCATAAAGATCATTTTAGCGTACTGCTCGTACGGCTTACCTGTAGCCTAGAAAAGGTGAGAAAAGCAGCTGTTTGTTATCAAAAAGTCAAGGCAAGTCATAAATGTTGTCATAGAGGCCGGtgtaaagcattttttgtgttgtttttatcacATACCTTGTCCGGATGAACAATAAGCACAGCTTTCCTGTAGACCTTCTTCACCTGGTCAGGTGTGACCAGATCAGCCATGTTGACTGGTTTCCAGCGCGTCTCTCCCTCCCACAAAACCGTGTGCAGCGTGGAGAGCAACGCTCTTATGTTCCGCTCCTTTCCTTCAATCCAATCTAAGATCtaacacaaaaacatccatCATCATCAGGGTCGCAGGACATTCTCCAGTGCTTCTTGAGAAATTCGACACGATCTTAAAATCTAGTGAGCTTCGAGACTGGGGTGCTGTCGTACCTGAAGTTTGAGAGGGTCCATGTCTCTGGACATCTCTTGTTTTCTCATCTCGGCGATGGTCCTGGGTCCCCTCCTATCAGGTTTGGAGCCGAAACCTTGTGTAGACAGAAGATCCTCAAAGTCATCCTCTTTCACCTTGGGCTTTGGACCTAAATGAGACGAAGAACAAGGTACATTTAGATTTGCACACACGCCTGTCGTTCATGTCTGTAGCATAATATTGGAGATTCTGGGATTTAAAACGAAATACTTCTCTCATAACAGTAATATTAATGTTTGCCTTTGCAAATGAGTAAAAACACtaaatagagggtatgcacgtgatgtcactttaccacgtgaaaCACGCCaaaacacgctcccttgagtggcaaaacactaagcaaaatggctgcttgcaatatcaggaaacgcaattccgcgcaacacatcagtgtccaaggacacctggttcctttgcaagtcgtaaggatcacagttttaatttcagcaaataattgcgtgttttagcaCTCAAGGGGGCGTGTCCTGGCACTCGAGGGGGCGTGTCCcggcatgttcacgtgggaaagtgacgtcgaTGCATACCCTCGATAGAACATAACACTATGCACACTAGAGATTCACACTAGATTCTTACCAAATCCCAGCCCTCTGATTCCCCTGTCTTCTCGTCCACCAATCACACTGAAGCTGGGGTTGTAGTTGGGTTTGGCTGGTTGGCTGGCAGGTCTGGCGGGTTGGGCTTGTGGTTTGGAAGCCGAGTTCGGAGGCATCCACGGTTTGCTGGGGCCGGAGGAGGGCCGAGGGTTCTGTTGCCACTGTTGACTCGTGTTCTTAGAGCCGCCAGCAGAGGGCGCCGTTTTAAAACCCGAGCCAGATAATCCAGCACTGGATGAGCCTAAACACAAACCCAGCTTGTTGACTGACAAGGTCGAGTGGATATATTTTAGATGACTGACATGACGGAATGCTGGGTAAGGAGTCGACGGAGTCAAAAACTCACCGGGCCGTGTTGAACCCAGGCTGGCGAGGTCAGCGAAAGGGTCAAAGCTTTGAGATTTGGCCTTGGAGAAAGACGACACTCCGGAGGCtaaacaaaaaagcaaacagttaGGGGATGGAAAAAGTGTCGAAATTTCGTCGAATTTTTTTTCGAAAGACGCCACTTGATAATTTGTCATCAAATGCAATGTGACGTGATTAGATGTAGGGGTCTGATGAGTAAATGATCTGTTGGACTTGATTGATGAAGTTAGAAAGAAAGACTTGATGTAACAAATGAAAGATCTGTGATTGGTTAATTAATTACCACTGGTGGCAGGCTTGCTGGCAGTATTGGTCATGTTACTGGTGGTACTGGTTCCTCCTGTTGTCCAGTTGTCCCAGCCACCCAACAGATCAGGCTGACTCGCTGATGACGTCATCTTGGGTGTCTCATCCCCCAACTGATCTGTCATTTCAAAAATCTCACATTTAGTTGGAAACATTGGACGCAATGAATGACACGGATGTTTTACGCATATTGTTAACAATATGAATTCTGACAGCATTTTTTACCATGTCATCAACGAACAACAAACTTTGCTTTGTGGTTGAATAAATACTGTCCTATTCTGTTCAGACACAAAAGCAGAACTCACTAAGGTTAAAGAGGCTGGAGTTGGATCCGGGGGGCGGAGCTGTGAGCCCACCGCTGCCGCTCTCTGACGCCAGGAGATCACCAAACAGATCAGACCCTGAAGATCCTGATCCCACACCAAATGGGTCAAAGAAgtctgagaaaaaaacaaaatgattgtaagacaaaaatacaaaacataaaaatacataataattgtttaaataaatcctaTTTTAAGAGGCATTCAActctttttatttcatatacatTGTATTGCTTTCAAAAGAATTACTTGTGCATAGGTTTACGACATCATTTTCAATATTCACGTTAGATTTTTCGTCAATTCATTTTAccaatacagttttttacaacagCAATAGTCCTGCAGATGTAACCTGGGGTTGCTCAAACAGGCACAATGGAGATCTGGGGTTGAAACCGCTCTTACCTTTTGTTGCTGCCGGTGCTGGTtgactgtgtgtgttggtgaaGAACAAATCTTCCGCTGAACTTTGGCCTATCAGATCTTCAGTGTCCGCAGAAGGTGTAGTGTCGGGTTGTTGGGTGAACAGGTCGTTCAGGAGATTGCTGTTACTggctgaacttttcattcccgtCTCAGCAGGGTGAGCTGCACTGGCCGGAGGGCAGGGGTCAGAGTTCAGGCCGAGCAGATCCTCTGTGTCCGGCTGAGGGTCAGGTGGTGTGCTGGTGAAGTCCGCCTCGAAAAGCGGTTCGCTGGTGTCACGTGATAGAGTCCCGTCAGGAGGGGCAGAGTAAGACACCGACTCCTCCTCTGAGCCTCCGCCGCTCAAATCATCCTGGTCATCCAATTGGCTGTCAGAGCAGCCGTACTGCCTACCGCCATCTGAAAAGACACATCAAAAACAGAACACTTAAACGGTGTGCATAAAAGTTGTGTTGGCTTGACCAGTGCACACTAATGCCATCAGTTATATGTGGGGTGATTGAGAAAATGTGCcacctaaaaatatatttagctaTAAAGTTTTGTTTACCTTCCCAGTCCAGTGTTTGGAAGAAGTTGTTGGCGTTGGTGTCGATGCTTTGAGGGGACGGTGAGTCTGGTTCTGTTTGTGGATCCTCAGGTGAGGACTCTGGTTTTGAGGGTTCTGAGGCGTAACAGGCTGTAGAACCGGGCTGCCGGGGAAGCTCTGGTTTACCTGAACAGACAGAAAAATATTGaacttaaaattttatttattttcttttatatttgatcttatttgatcatatttttaaatcttactttatcttgtattttattgtatttttatcttttagatttctttttattttttacgtttttcattttatagaatattttatttattttatcgtttttttatcttatattttattttacatttgtaattttattttattgtattttttatcataattctttgtcttatatttttatattttatttaactttattttatatcttATATTTTAACGGAttttgaaatatcttttttatctTAACagatttttatcatatttttatcttcttttataatatatttttatcttttagaattttttttattttgtcatttacatttttattgtatcgTATTTTATATCTTACGTTATCTTAtactttattgtatttttttctttcaaatttttgattttatgtcatgtttaatttttgattttacattttttatttcattttatttttaacaattatttCTATCTTACTTTATCTTATATTTTATCGtattacaattttcattttattatattttaatcattattttaccatattttatgttattgaCCAAACATTCAAGAGTGCCACAGATAAAGCCCCTCAACACATTTCCTTACAGTCAATGTTGAAAGTCATAAAAAgaagtaatgaaaataaaaacatcgttaaataaaatatgttccTTGTAAACCAAGAACTCACCAAACTTTGTCAGGATCTCCTGCTGTTCATCTCGGCTGGAGAAAAGGATTTTTGGATTGAGGCCTTTCGTGGCAAAGTTTTCCCAGGGCGGGGTCTTGTTGCTAGGGAGATCCTGAGGCTCCACCTCTACATTTACATGTACCTGGAAGAGGTCGGGATATTTCTCCTGGATGTCACACGCGTCAAGATCGTACCTGCACACACAATTTCAACAAACACTTTGAATAAAGACCATCATATgactaataattatattatcCTGCGAGCCTGTGATACTGACTTTGCAAATTTGACGGTGGAGGCGTTTCTGGGCACAAACCCTGAATGAAACTGAATCTGAAACATCTTCATAGAGGCCATCTGcaaaacatgattcacaataACTAGAGTGATTTAACAAAACCTGCAAAAGCAAATTAcaatataaaacatacagtacctACAGTATAACACAAGTTTACAATCAGGATTTAGAACGTTTGCTCTTACTTTGGCCTGCAAGCGTCCTCCTAGCGTAGCGCGGGCGTGATAAATGACTATAAGAACATCTCCCTGCACGGTTACGTTTAGAGGAATCTCCGCTTGGCCGTCTTCCATCCTAAAATCACTGCAGAGATACAGTACAAAAGGCAAAATCAgcataaattacatttacattcattcattcggcagacgcttttatccaaagccatttATCCACATTTATACATGTAACAGCTTCTTCATAGGGTGGAAAAACGTACTTCATTCTGTCATACTCTTGTGATGTGGTGGTGACGCGCTCATCGCCGACATAGACCTCGCAGAATGGCCGGCATCCGTTGCGCTGTTTATTAAAGAGCGGTACGGGTGTCATGGCGACAGAGCGGATGGTGATTGGCGTGGTGTGGGGGATTATGGGCTCTTCTGCCATCATATCACACATGTATTCAATATACCTGCGAGCCCAGAGAAAAAAATCGAATAACTGATTTATCaaagattatttatttgtattgcaATTTATTATTACAGCCCTAGTTTGTACTTTACTAAGATGTCCATCAAACAGATGttttaaagtaaagtaaaagcTCAATGATTCGAGATGTATTTCTGTCTGTACTTCTCAGAATATACTTAAAATTATACTCGAGCACACTTGACTTTAAGTACTCTTGACAGAAAAGTCAAAGTATATTTGGCCTACATTTGTGATCGACTCGCTGAAAAGAACAATGAACTAAGTATGCTTGACATAGTTGTGATTACCCTTTTAATAAATTAGCCTATCATTACTTTTTTACTCACATAGTTTTACATACTACCttatacacaaa contains:
- the gak gene encoding cyclin-G-associated kinase → MSLFQSALDFLAGPGGSGAAASRDQNDFVGQVVELGELKLRIKRVIAEGGFAFVYEAQDLGSSKEYALKRLLSHEEEKSKAIIQEVCFMKKLSGHPNIVQFCSAASISKEESDTGQAEFLILTELCRGQLVDFVKRVEQKGPMSCDTVLKVFYQSCRAVQHMHKQSPPIIHRDLKIENLLISHQGTIKLCDFGSSTTLAHYPDYSWSAHKRSMVEDEITRNTTPAYRTPEMIDLYSNYPINEKQDIWALGCILYLLCFKQHPFEEGAKLQIVNGKYNIPQNDTKYTVFQQLVRSMLKINPEERLSINELVNQLQEIAAARNVNPKSPITELLEQNGGFGNNSAQIPSQINNIHNAGVYDGDQGMGGGFLDILKGGTERFLTNIKDTSSKVIQSVASYAKGDLDLSYITSRVAVMSFPAEGVESAIKNNIEDVRLFLDSRHAGHYAVYNLSKRSYRPARFHNRVSDCGWQPRRAPTLKNLYSICKNMHQWLKQDQRNICIVHCLDGRAASAVVVCSFLCFCRLFSTPEAAVYMFSMKRCPPGISPSHKRYIEYMCDMMAEEPIIPHTTPITIRSVAMTPVPLFNKQRNGCRPFCEVYVGDERVTTTSQEYDRMNDFRMEDGQAEIPLNVTVQGDVLIVIYHARATLGGRLQAKMASMKMFQIQFHSGFVPRNASTVKFAKYDLDACDIQEKYPDLFQVHVNVEVEPQDLPSNKTPPWENFATKGLNPKILFSSRDEQQEILTKFGKPELPRQPGSTACYASEPSKPESSPEDPQTEPDSPSPQSIDTNANNFFQTLDWEDGGRQYGCSDSQLDDQDDLSGGGSEEESVSYSAPPDGTLSRDTSEPLFEADFTSTPPDPQPDTEDLLGLNSDPCPPASAAHPAETGMKSSASNSNLLNDLFTQQPDTTPSADTEDLIGQSSAEDLFFTNTHSQPAPAATKDFFDPFGVGSGSSGSDLFGDLLASESGSGGLTAPPPGSNSSLFNLNQLGDETPKMTSSASQPDLLGGWDNWTTGGTSTTSNMTNTASKPATSASGVSSFSKAKSQSFDPFADLASLGSTRPGSSSAGLSGSGFKTAPSAGGSKNTSQQWQQNPRPSSGPSKPWMPPNSASKPQAQPARPASQPAKPNYNPSFSVIGGREDRGIRGLGFGPKPKVKEDDFEDLLSTQGFGSKPDRRGPRTIAEMRKQEMSRDMDPLKLQILDWIEGKERNIRALLSTLHTVLWEGETRWKPVNMADLVTPDQVKKVYRKAVLIVHPDKATGKPYEQYAKMIFMELNDAWSEFENQGSKALF